A DNA window from Myxocyprinus asiaticus isolate MX2 ecotype Aquarium Trade chromosome 15, UBuf_Myxa_2, whole genome shotgun sequence contains the following coding sequences:
- the LOC127453436 gene encoding uridine phosphorylase 1-like — protein sequence MPLGEEKNGACERSIYVNNPHLDSMKDDILYHFNLGTSTHDIPTMFGDVKFVCVGGSPWRMKSFTEYIAKELGLAGPNAEYPNICAGTDRYAMYKVGPVLSVSHGMGIPSISIMLHELIKLLYHARCTDVTVVRIGTSGGIGLKPGTVVVTKQSVDSMFQPCLEQIILGKPVVRSTELDGELAEELLQCSKDLAEFETVIGNTMCTLDFYEGQARLDGAFCSYTEEDKQRYLTEAYTAGVRNIEMESSVFAAMCKLSNLRAAVVCVILLDRQKGDQITSSHDVLNNYQQRPQVLVGHYIKKKLNAFKKS from the exons ATGCCTCTGGGTGAAGAGAAGAACGGGGCATGCGAAAG GTCCATATATGTTAACAATCCCCATTTGGATTCTATGAAAGATGACATCCTCTACCACTTTAACCTTGGAACATCCACTCACGACATCCCTACAATGTTTGGAGATGTCAAA ttcgTGTGTGTAGGTGGAAGTCCATGGCGGATGAAGTCTTTCACTGAATACATTGCCAAAGAATTGGGACTAGCAGGCCCAAATGCAGAATACCCAAATATTTGTGCGGGGACTGATCGCTATGCCATGTACAAAGTTGGACCTGTGCTGTCTGTTAGT CATGGCATGGGTATCCCATCAATCTCTATAATGTTGCATGAGCTTATCAAGCTCCTCTACCATGCACGCTGCACTGATGTCACTGTAGTGCGCATTGGAACGTCAGGTGGCATAG GTTTAAAGCCAGGGACAGTGGTTGTTACCAAACAGTCAGTGGATTCTATGTTCCAGCCCTGTCTTGAGCAGATTATCCTGGGCAAACCAGTGGTCAGGAGCACAGAACTCGATGGGGAACTTGCAGAGGAGCTGCTTCAGTGCAGCAAAGACCTTGCAGAGTTTGAGACTGTCATTGGTAACACAATGTGCACGCTAGACTTCTACGAAG GTCAAGCTCGGCTGGATGGGGCGTTCTGCTCATACACTGAAGAAGACAAACAGAGATATCTTACTGAAGCCTATACTGCTGGGGTTCGTAACATTGAGATGGAGTCATCGGTGTTTGCAGCCATGTGTAAACTGAGTAATCTTCGAG CTGCTGTTGTGTGTGTAATACTTCTGGACAGGCAGAAAGGAGACCAGATCACCAGCTCGCATGATGTCCTGAATAACTACCAGCAGAGGCCTCAGGTTCTGGTTGGACATTACATCAAAAAGAAGCTGAATGCATTCAAGAAAAGCTAG
- the LOC127453439 gene encoding uncharacterized protein C8orf88-like isoform X4 yields the protein MSGRMRCRVTSSGRMKVCFKMTDNAVTEAAGRFVNEEIKMDVSKRIMRNLEPARPLRRLNINQVPQSNAEIKPFTKGKEKPDNNIKVEQLYKILHLQSTSTQPIKKGKICYSRDFLIKMASCPVAKKKPEFLPEHPVVLENGRTSDVPRLFVGNCYKNEDMFA from the exons ATGAGCGGACGGATGAGATGCAGAGTCACGAGCTCAGGCAGAATGAAGGTGTGTTTTAAAATGACGGACAACGCCGTGACTGAAGCTGCTGGACGGTTTGTCAATGAGGAAAT AAAAATGGATGTGTCAAAGAGGATCATGAGAAATCTGGAACCAGCAAGGCCACTACGTCGTCTTAACATAAATCAAG TGCCTCAAAGCAATGCTGAGATCAAGCCATTCACCAAGGGAAAAGAAAAGCCA GACAACAATATAAAAGTGGAGCAGTTGTATAAAATCCTTCATCTTCAAAGCACCAGTACCCAACCAATAAAGAAAGGCAA AATATGCTACTCCAGGGACTTCCTCATCAAGATGGCAAGTTGTCCTGTGGCCAAGAAGAAACCTGAGTTTTTACCAGAGCATCCAGTAGTCTTGGAGAATGGA AGAACCAGTGATGTGCCAAGACTTTTTGTTGGCAACTGCTACAAGAATGAGGACAT GTTTGCCTAA
- the LOC127453439 gene encoding uncharacterized protein C8orf88-like isoform X3 — MSGRMRCRVTSSGRMKVCFKMTDNAVTEAAGRFVNEEIKMDVSKRIMRNLEPARPLRRLNINQVPQSNAEIKPFTKGKEKPDNNIKVEQLYKILHLQSTSTQPIKKDRICYSRDFLIKMASCPVAKKKPEFLPEHPVVLENGRTSDVPRLFVGNCYKNEDMFA, encoded by the exons ATGAGCGGACGGATGAGATGCAGAGTCACGAGCTCAGGCAGAATGAAGGTGTGTTTTAAAATGACGGACAACGCCGTGACTGAAGCTGCTGGACGGTTTGTCAATGAGGAAAT AAAAATGGATGTGTCAAAGAGGATCATGAGAAATCTGGAACCAGCAAGGCCACTACGTCGTCTTAACATAAATCAAG TGCCTCAAAGCAATGCTGAGATCAAGCCATTCACCAAGGGAAAAGAAAAGCCA GACAACAATATAAAAGTGGAGCAGTTGTATAAAATCCTTCATCTTCAAAGCACCAGTACCCAACCAATAAAGAAAG ACAGAATATGCTACTCCAGGGACTTCCTCATCAAGATGGCAAGTTGTCCTGTGGCCAAGAAGAAACCTGAGTTTTTACCAGAGCATCCAGTAGTCTTGGAGAATGGA AGAACCAGTGATGTGCCAAGACTTTTTGTTGGCAACTGCTACAAGAATGAGGACAT GTTTGCCTAA
- the LOC127453439 gene encoding uncharacterized protein C8orf88-like isoform X1 has product MSGRMRCRVTSSGRMKVCFKMTDNAVTEAAGRFVNEEIKMDVSKRIMRNLEPARPLRRLNINQVPQSNAEIKPFTKGKEKPRECLLPSNCFFCGQDNNIKVEQLYKILHLQSTSTQPIKKDRICYSRDFLIKMASCPVAKKKPEFLPEHPVVLENGRTSDVPRLFVGNCYKNEDMFA; this is encoded by the exons ATGAGCGGACGGATGAGATGCAGAGTCACGAGCTCAGGCAGAATGAAGGTGTGTTTTAAAATGACGGACAACGCCGTGACTGAAGCTGCTGGACGGTTTGTCAATGAGGAAAT AAAAATGGATGTGTCAAAGAGGATCATGAGAAATCTGGAACCAGCAAGGCCACTACGTCGTCTTAACATAAATCAAG TGCCTCAAAGCAATGCTGAGATCAAGCCATTCACCAAGGGAAAAGAAAAGCCA AGAGAATGTCTTTTACCCAGTAACTGCTTTTTCTGTGGACAGGACAACAATATAAAAGTGGAGCAGTTGTATAAAATCCTTCATCTTCAAAGCACCAGTACCCAACCAATAAAGAAAG ACAGAATATGCTACTCCAGGGACTTCCTCATCAAGATGGCAAGTTGTCCTGTGGCCAAGAAGAAACCTGAGTTTTTACCAGAGCATCCAGTAGTCTTGGAGAATGGA AGAACCAGTGATGTGCCAAGACTTTTTGTTGGCAACTGCTACAAGAATGAGGACAT GTTTGCCTAA
- the LOC127453439 gene encoding uncharacterized protein C8orf88-like isoform X2, giving the protein MSGRMRCRVTSSGRMKVCFKMTDNAVTEAAGRFVNEEIKMDVSKRIMRNLEPARPLRRLNINQVPQSNAEIKPFTKGKEKPRECLLPSNCFFCGQDNNIKVEQLYKILHLQSTSTQPIKKGKICYSRDFLIKMASCPVAKKKPEFLPEHPVVLENGRTSDVPRLFVGNCYKNEDMFA; this is encoded by the exons ATGAGCGGACGGATGAGATGCAGAGTCACGAGCTCAGGCAGAATGAAGGTGTGTTTTAAAATGACGGACAACGCCGTGACTGAAGCTGCTGGACGGTTTGTCAATGAGGAAAT AAAAATGGATGTGTCAAAGAGGATCATGAGAAATCTGGAACCAGCAAGGCCACTACGTCGTCTTAACATAAATCAAG TGCCTCAAAGCAATGCTGAGATCAAGCCATTCACCAAGGGAAAAGAAAAGCCA AGAGAATGTCTTTTACCCAGTAACTGCTTTTTCTGTGGACAGGACAACAATATAAAAGTGGAGCAGTTGTATAAAATCCTTCATCTTCAAAGCACCAGTACCCAACCAATAAAGAAAGGCAA AATATGCTACTCCAGGGACTTCCTCATCAAGATGGCAAGTTGTCCTGTGGCCAAGAAGAAACCTGAGTTTTTACCAGAGCATCCAGTAGTCTTGGAGAATGGA AGAACCAGTGATGTGCCAAGACTTTTTGTTGGCAACTGCTACAAGAATGAGGACAT GTTTGCCTAA
- the LOC127453431 gene encoding RNA-binding protein 12B-A-like isoform X1 — MDPRCCCVCSIMAVVIRLQGLRITAGSEDIRNFFTGLRIPDGGVHIIGGELEEAFIIFASDEDARRAMSRSGGCIKGSPVNLLLSSKSEMQSVLEESTRKSELKSRVMYKEGVKRPSVEKGPSPRADMRRADHPEIRNRPSPSSFSETRNQREGAASKRDDLYLNLTGMPFSATKENVRNFFDGLQVEDIIFLRNHRRTFNGHAIVKFATAEDAIEGLKRDRQYIGPRYVQISRCTEEKWLKEGGVVVRPDSRKRQSLDRARSRSPVSLRSRSLSPSHEEYCVLFENLAHAIEKRDLRALLQPVPLKDDQIIVFAQKKDDRTKSAVVVFRNLTDYCAGLAHHKETLLHKVVYVSPISKEKMVAMLESSVSERDDSRGSRRSAEMSQSQRSAPDSEMRCVYVRNLPFDVRKVEIMDFFHGFQLSEDRVILLRDERGAGLGEALLIFQSEKEAVMAQSLNGQRFLGSEVMLKCITLDQMQDFGVNDQSMMSPPQRNNQRAEVYSDDPIFSNTQMRPDDFDMQPELNHGYGGHDGFDPNFDHSNAFRPGPDDNGHHCYGSSVQQFDGPTCIKLLNLPSQIRIDEIYDFCYGYRVIPGSASLQYDRKGDPRRSATVLFENHREALTALQELNGRPIGTRKIQVVFM; from the exons ATGGATCCCAG GTGCTGCTGTGTGTGCTCCATCATGGCTGTGGTCATCCGATTACAGGGACTCAGAATCACAGCTGGTTCTGAGGACATTCGCAATTTCTTCACTGGGCTCAGAATCCCTGATGGTGGGGTTCATATAATTGGTGGGGAGCTTGAGGAAGCTTTTATAATATTTGCATCAGATGAAGATGCAAGACGAGCGATGTCACGCTCAGGGGGCTGCATTAAGGGCTCTCCTGTCAATTTGCTCCTGAGTAGCAAGTCAGAAATGCAGAGTGTTCTTGAGGAGAGCACTAGAAAGTCTGAGTTGAAAAGCAGGGTGATGTACAAGGAGGGTGTCAAAAGACCTTCTGTGGAAAAAGGTCCTTCACCGAGAGCAGACATGCGAAGGGCAGATCATCCAGAGATAAGGAACAGACCATCTCCGTCTTCATTCAGTGAGACAAGAAATCAGAGGGAAGGGGCTGCATCAAAGAGAGATGACCTTTATCTAAATTTGACCGGGATGCCATTCTCCGCAACAAAAGAAAACGTCCGTAACTTTTTTGATGGGTTACAAGTTGAAGACATAATCTTTTTGAGGAACCACCGAAGAACATTTAATGGACATGCTATTGTAAAATTTGccaccgcagaggatgccattgAAGGTCTGAAGAGGGATCGACAGTACATCGGACCACGGTATGTACAAATATCAAGATGCACAGAGGAGAAATGGCTGAAAGAAGGGGGTGTCGTTGTTAGACCGGACAGTCGGAAAAGACAGTCCTTGGATCGTGCAAGATCTCGATCTCCGGTTTCCCTCAGGTCACGGTCACTGTCCCCATCCCATGAAGAATACTGTGTCTTGTTCGAAAACTTGGCTCATGCGATTGAAAAGAGAGATTTGAGGGCATTACTTCAACCAGTTCCTTTGAAGGATGACCAAATTATTGTCTTTGCCCAAAAGAAGGACGATAGAACCAAATCGGCTGTTGTGGTGTTTAGAAATCTTACAGACTATTGTGCTGGCTTGGCTCATCATAAGGAAACATTGCTGCACAAGGTTGTGTATGTGTCACCTATCTCCAAGGAGAAAATGGTTGCCATGTTGGAATCATCTGTCAGTGAGCGAGATGACAGCAGAGGGTCCAGACGATCAGCTGAAATGTCCCAATCACAAAGAAGCGCTCCTGACTCTGAGATGAGGTGTGTCTACGTACGCAATCTGCCCTTTGATGTTCGCAAAGTGGAGATCATGGACTTCTTCCATGGATTCCAACTGTCTGAGGATAGGGTGATCTTATTGCGTGATGAAAGAGGAGCTGGGCTTGGTGAGGCTTTGTTGATCTTCCAGTCTGAGAAAGAGGCTGTAATGGCACAGTCCCTTAACGGACAGAGGTTTCTTGGATCAGAAGTCATGCTTAAGTGCATAACATTGGACCAGATGCAGGATTTTGGTGTGAATGACCAGTCTATGATGAGCCCACCACAAAGGAACAATCAGAGAGCAGAAGTTTACAGTGATGATCCTATTTTTTCGAATACCCAGATGCGGCCTGATGATTTTGATATGCAGCCTGAGTTGAATCATGGTTATGGAGGTCATGATGGCTTTGATCCTAATTTTGACCACAGTAATGCATTTAGACCTGGACCAGATGATAATGGGCACCATTGTTATGGATCTTCTGTACAGCAATTTGATGGCCCAACCTGCATTAAATTGCTTAATTTACCCTCACAGATAAGGATTGATGAGATTTATGACTTCTGCTATGGATATAGAGTGATTCCAGGATCTGCCTCATTGCAGTATGATAGAAAAGGAGATCCCAGACGTTCTGCAACGGTACTGTTTGAAAACCACAGAGAGGCTCTCACCGCTCTTCAAGAATTAAATGGAAGACCAATTGGCACCAGAAAAATTCAGGTGGTGTTTATGTAG
- the LOC127453431 gene encoding RNA-binding protein 12B-A-like isoform X2: MAVVIRLQGLRITAGSEDIRNFFTGLRIPDGGVHIIGGELEEAFIIFASDEDARRAMSRSGGCIKGSPVNLLLSSKSEMQSVLEESTRKSELKSRVMYKEGVKRPSVEKGPSPRADMRRADHPEIRNRPSPSSFSETRNQREGAASKRDDLYLNLTGMPFSATKENVRNFFDGLQVEDIIFLRNHRRTFNGHAIVKFATAEDAIEGLKRDRQYIGPRYVQISRCTEEKWLKEGGVVVRPDSRKRQSLDRARSRSPVSLRSRSLSPSHEEYCVLFENLAHAIEKRDLRALLQPVPLKDDQIIVFAQKKDDRTKSAVVVFRNLTDYCAGLAHHKETLLHKVVYVSPISKEKMVAMLESSVSERDDSRGSRRSAEMSQSQRSAPDSEMRCVYVRNLPFDVRKVEIMDFFHGFQLSEDRVILLRDERGAGLGEALLIFQSEKEAVMAQSLNGQRFLGSEVMLKCITLDQMQDFGVNDQSMMSPPQRNNQRAEVYSDDPIFSNTQMRPDDFDMQPELNHGYGGHDGFDPNFDHSNAFRPGPDDNGHHCYGSSVQQFDGPTCIKLLNLPSQIRIDEIYDFCYGYRVIPGSASLQYDRKGDPRRSATVLFENHREALTALQELNGRPIGTRKIQVVFM; the protein is encoded by the coding sequence ATGGCTGTGGTCATCCGATTACAGGGACTCAGAATCACAGCTGGTTCTGAGGACATTCGCAATTTCTTCACTGGGCTCAGAATCCCTGATGGTGGGGTTCATATAATTGGTGGGGAGCTTGAGGAAGCTTTTATAATATTTGCATCAGATGAAGATGCAAGACGAGCGATGTCACGCTCAGGGGGCTGCATTAAGGGCTCTCCTGTCAATTTGCTCCTGAGTAGCAAGTCAGAAATGCAGAGTGTTCTTGAGGAGAGCACTAGAAAGTCTGAGTTGAAAAGCAGGGTGATGTACAAGGAGGGTGTCAAAAGACCTTCTGTGGAAAAAGGTCCTTCACCGAGAGCAGACATGCGAAGGGCAGATCATCCAGAGATAAGGAACAGACCATCTCCGTCTTCATTCAGTGAGACAAGAAATCAGAGGGAAGGGGCTGCATCAAAGAGAGATGACCTTTATCTAAATTTGACCGGGATGCCATTCTCCGCAACAAAAGAAAACGTCCGTAACTTTTTTGATGGGTTACAAGTTGAAGACATAATCTTTTTGAGGAACCACCGAAGAACATTTAATGGACATGCTATTGTAAAATTTGccaccgcagaggatgccattgAAGGTCTGAAGAGGGATCGACAGTACATCGGACCACGGTATGTACAAATATCAAGATGCACAGAGGAGAAATGGCTGAAAGAAGGGGGTGTCGTTGTTAGACCGGACAGTCGGAAAAGACAGTCCTTGGATCGTGCAAGATCTCGATCTCCGGTTTCCCTCAGGTCACGGTCACTGTCCCCATCCCATGAAGAATACTGTGTCTTGTTCGAAAACTTGGCTCATGCGATTGAAAAGAGAGATTTGAGGGCATTACTTCAACCAGTTCCTTTGAAGGATGACCAAATTATTGTCTTTGCCCAAAAGAAGGACGATAGAACCAAATCGGCTGTTGTGGTGTTTAGAAATCTTACAGACTATTGTGCTGGCTTGGCTCATCATAAGGAAACATTGCTGCACAAGGTTGTGTATGTGTCACCTATCTCCAAGGAGAAAATGGTTGCCATGTTGGAATCATCTGTCAGTGAGCGAGATGACAGCAGAGGGTCCAGACGATCAGCTGAAATGTCCCAATCACAAAGAAGCGCTCCTGACTCTGAGATGAGGTGTGTCTACGTACGCAATCTGCCCTTTGATGTTCGCAAAGTGGAGATCATGGACTTCTTCCATGGATTCCAACTGTCTGAGGATAGGGTGATCTTATTGCGTGATGAAAGAGGAGCTGGGCTTGGTGAGGCTTTGTTGATCTTCCAGTCTGAGAAAGAGGCTGTAATGGCACAGTCCCTTAACGGACAGAGGTTTCTTGGATCAGAAGTCATGCTTAAGTGCATAACATTGGACCAGATGCAGGATTTTGGTGTGAATGACCAGTCTATGATGAGCCCACCACAAAGGAACAATCAGAGAGCAGAAGTTTACAGTGATGATCCTATTTTTTCGAATACCCAGATGCGGCCTGATGATTTTGATATGCAGCCTGAGTTGAATCATGGTTATGGAGGTCATGATGGCTTTGATCCTAATTTTGACCACAGTAATGCATTTAGACCTGGACCAGATGATAATGGGCACCATTGTTATGGATCTTCTGTACAGCAATTTGATGGCCCAACCTGCATTAAATTGCTTAATTTACCCTCACAGATAAGGATTGATGAGATTTATGACTTCTGCTATGGATATAGAGTGATTCCAGGATCTGCCTCATTGCAGTATGATAGAAAAGGAGATCCCAGACGTTCTGCAACGGTACTGTTTGAAAACCACAGAGAGGCTCTCACCGCTCTTCAAGAATTAAATGGAAGACCAATTGGCACCAGAAAAATTCAGGTGGTGTTTATGTAG